In Phacochoerus africanus isolate WHEZ1 chromosome 1, ROS_Pafr_v1, whole genome shotgun sequence, the following are encoded in one genomic region:
- the LOC125112571 gene encoding phospholipid scramblase 1-like: protein MDNQTSTGHTGYSALQAGNPETQAENPALWDDYLKSDVEHLGPQGGYPDTQADCPAPQAGNPETQAEDPVPLDDYSKTDVEHLGPQGDHPEPQADDSALHTGNPETQAKNNHTEDRYPETQADDPGLQPTYHGTQTDFVVLPAGYSVVDSTDSPILYQPMSLHPNVPIGLPWIPALPPSADCPPGLEYLNQVISNT, encoded by the exons ATGGACAACCAAA CATCAACAGGACATACTGGCTATTCTGCCCTGCAGGCTGGCAATCCTGAAACCCAAGCTGAAAATCCTGCCCTCTGGGATGATTATCTTaaaagtgatgttgaacatcttggcCCTCAGGGTGGCTACCCTGACACCCAGGCTGACTGTCCTGCTCCACAGGCTGGCAATCCTGAAACCCAGGCTGAAGACCCTGTCCCCCTGGATGACTATTCTAaaactgatgttgaacatcttggtCCCCAGGGTGACCACCCTGAACCCCAGGCTGACGATTCTGCCCTGCACACTGGCAATCCTGAAACCCAGGCTAAAAATAATCATACCGAGGACAGATATCCTGAAACTCAGGCTGACGATCCTGGCCTCCAGCCTACCTACCATGGAACTCAAACTGACTTTGTAGTCCTACCAGCTGGCTATTCAGTGGTTGATTCAACTGACTCTCCTATCCTGTACCAGCCAATGTCTCTTCATCCAAATGTACCCATAGGACTACCATGGATCCCAGCACTACCACCTTCAGCAGACTGTCCACCAGGGTTAGAATATTTAAATCAGGTAATTTCAAATACATGA